The window TTTTTAAAGATGGTACCACTCCCCTTATGTTTAGGACGTTTGTTTCTTTTCGTACTCATTTTATGCACAAGATTGACGGTTAAAGCCTAACAAATTTATAAAAATTGTAAGGAATTAAAAAGACCCTAAACAGTTCTGATTTTCTTCTTAATGAAGAAAAGCGTAAATTCATCCAAACTTCTAATACGATTGATATCAACAAAAACAATCTATTCAAGCTGATTACAAAATATTAAGCATATGAAAAAAACCTCCCTGTCTTTATTAAGTTTCCTTCTTATAACAGGCTGTAAAGAAAAGCCTCTTACCGAAGAAGAGATGATAGCCAAAGCCAAAGACATCCATCAAAAGGTTATAACCATCGATACCCATTGCGATATAAATGTTAAGAACTTTACGGATTCTGTTAATTACACACAAGATTTAGATACACAAATCACTTTACCTAAAATGGATGAGGGTGGTTTGGATGTTGCCTGGTTGATTGTGTACACAGGGCAGGATTCCCTGACACCGTCCGGATATGAAAAAGCATATGATAATGCGATTGCTAAATTCAATGCTATTCATCGCTTAGCAGAAGACCTGGCTCCTGACCAAATAGAGTTAGCATACAATTCTGATGATGTTCGCAGAATTCATGCCACCGGAAAAAAAGTGGCTATGATCGGGATCGAAAATGGTTACCCTGTAGGAACAGACATTTCGAACGTAAAAAAGTTTTTCGATTTGGGAGGACGCTATATGTCTTTATCGCACCAGGGACATAGTCAGCTATGCGATTCTAATACCGGTGAAGGAAATAATGAATGGTTGCATAACGGTCTAAGTGATTTAGGAAAAGAAGTCGTATCGGAAATGAATAAATACGGTATGATGATCGATGTATCACATCCATCAAAAGAATCGATGCGGCAAATGATCGAGCTTACCAAGGCTCCTATCATTGCATCACACTCATCTGCCAGGGCTTTATGTAACCATAGC of the Zhouia spongiae genome contains:
- a CDS encoding dipeptidase, producing the protein MKKTSLSLLSFLLITGCKEKPLTEEEMIAKAKDIHQKVITIDTHCDINVKNFTDSVNYTQDLDTQITLPKMDEGGLDVAWLIVYTGQDSLTPSGYEKAYDNAIAKFNAIHRLAEDLAPDQIELAYNSDDVRRIHATGKKVAMIGIENGYPVGTDISNVKKFFDLGGRYMSLSHQGHSQLCDSNTGEGNNEWLHNGLSDLGKEVVSEMNKYGMMIDVSHPSKESMRQMIELTKAPIIASHSSARALCNHSRNLDDEQLQWLKENGGVVQTVAFNNYVNTRKNKAFQDQLKKIYEKVSNKMNFVQVSSDSIQKMSDSVRNVYFEDYAKMRDAAKPEILELQKSGAPVAVSDFIDHIDYLVDKIGIAHVGISSDFDGGGGIYGWNDASETFNITLELVRRGYTEKEIAMLWGENLLRVLDEVQAVAKELQKKS